A genomic window from Arvicanthis niloticus isolate mArvNil1 chromosome 25, mArvNil1.pat.X, whole genome shotgun sequence includes:
- the Tram1 gene encoding translocating chain-associated membrane protein 1 encodes MAIRKKSNKNPPLLSHEFVLQNHADIVSCLAMLFLLGLMFEITAKAAIIFVALQYNVTRPATEEQATESASLYYYGIKDLATVFFYMLVAIIIHAIIQEYVLDKINRRMHFSKTKHSKFNESGQLSAFYLFACVWGTFILISENYISDPTILWRAYPHNLMTFQMKFFYISQLAYWLHAFPELYFQKTKKEDIPRQLVYIGLYLFHIAGAYLLNLNHLGLVLLVLHYFVEFLFHISRLFYFSDEKYQKGFSLWAVLFVLGRLLTLILSVLTVGFGLARAENQKLDFSTGNFNVLAVRIAVLASICITQAFMMWKFINFQLRRWREHSAFQAPPVKRKPVVTKGRSSRKGTENGVNGTVTSNGADSPRNRKEKSS; translated from the exons ATGGCGATTCGCAAGAAGAGCAACAAGAACCCGCCACTGCTGAGCCACGAATTCGTGCTGCAGAATCACGCGGACATCGTCTCCTGCCTGGCGATGCTCTTCCTGCTGGGACTTATGTTCGAG ATAACAGCAAAAGCAGCCATCATCTTTGTTGCGCTTCAGTATAATGTCACCCGCCCTGCAACAG AAGAACAAGCTACTGAATCAGCATCCCTTTATTACTATGGTATCAAAGATTTGGCTACAGTTTTCTTCTACATGCTAGTGGCGATAATTATTCATGCCATAATTCAGGAGTATGTGTTGGAT aaaattaaccGACGGATGCACTTCTCCAAAACGAAGCACAGCAAGTTTAACGAATCTGGTCAGCTCAGTGCATTCTACCtttttgcctgtgtgtggggCACATTCATTCTCATCTCC GAAAACTATATCTCAGACCCGACTATTCTGTGGAGAGCGTATCCCCATAACCTGATGAC ATTTCAAATGAAGTTTTTCTACATCTCTCAGCTGGCGTACTGGCTCCATGCATTCCCTGAACTCTACTTccagaaaaccaaaaaa GAAGATATTCCTCGTCAGCTCGTCTACATTGGTCTTTACCTCTTTCACATTGCTGGAGCTTATCTTTTGAA CTTGAACCATCTGGGCCTTGTTCTTCTGGTGCTGCACTATTTCGTTGAATTTCTTTTCCACATTTCTcgtctattttattttagtgacGAGAAGTATCAGAAAGG GTTTTCACTCTGggcagttctttttgttttgggaaGACTTCTGACCCTAATTCTTTCAGTCCTTACTGTTGGTTTTGGCCTGGCAAGAGCGGAGAATCAGAAGCTGGATTTTAGTACTGGAAACTTCAATGTGTTGGCGGTTAG GATTGCTGTTCTAGCGTCCATTTGCATCACACAAGCCTTCATGATGTGGAAGTTCATTAACTTCCAGCTTCGGAGGTGGAGGGAACATTCTGCCTTTCAGGCCCCACCTGTGAAAAGGAAACCGGTCGTGACCAAAGGCAGGTCTTCCAGAAAAGGAACAG AGAACGGTGTGAACGGCACAGTCACTTCAAATGGAGCTGACTCTCCACGGAACAGGAAAGAGAAGTCTTCGTAA